One Microvirga mediterraneensis genomic window carries:
- a CDS encoding cupin domain-containing protein: MSGAANTGLAAAISEPADLALGGRIRHLRKARGKSLKELSAETGLSVSFVSQIERGLSSASVRTLARLADALEVGIGELFGPADDESDSHHRIVARPSEHKSLDMRSTGAEKRWITPFDQTPRLDLYLISLEPGGSSGDVAYVHEGEEAGLVLEGGMELIVDGRRHVLGEGDTFRFASSRPHRFVNAGSRPARILWVNYRDLPS; this comes from the coding sequence TTGTCTGGAGCAGCAAATACAGGGTTAGCAGCCGCCATTAGCGAGCCGGCAGACCTCGCGCTCGGCGGACGTATCCGCCATCTGCGGAAGGCACGAGGTAAGTCGCTGAAAGAACTGTCTGCCGAGACGGGATTATCAGTCAGTTTCGTTAGCCAAATCGAAAGAGGCTTGTCGTCTGCATCGGTGCGCACGCTTGCACGTCTGGCGGATGCGCTCGAGGTTGGCATCGGCGAGCTGTTCGGCCCTGCCGATGATGAATCTGATAGTCATCACAGGATCGTCGCGCGTCCTTCAGAGCACAAAAGCTTAGATATGCGTAGCACCGGGGCAGAAAAGCGTTGGATCACCCCCTTCGACCAAACGCCTCGCCTAGACCTCTATCTCATTTCGCTGGAACCAGGCGGAAGCTCTGGTGATGTCGCCTACGTTCACGAAGGCGAAGAAGCTGGCTTAGTTCTGGAAGGTGGAATGGAGCTTATCGTTGACGGGCGGCGCCACGTTCTTGGAGAGGGAGACACATTTCGCTTTGCAAGTAGCAGGCCACATCGCTTTGTGAATGCTGGCTCACGGCCGGCTCGAATTCTTTGGGTCAATTACCGAGACCTGCCAAGCTAA
- a CDS encoding ABC transporter substrate-binding protein, translating into MQRARRSILTAAALLAVSSFVPGDTIGTPSAWAQTGKTLTIAQGFDPQTLWPNGTTASDNLNAGGAIVESLLWTNPATGKNEGMLAEKWEQTSPTSMKLTLRSNVKFSNGEPLNADAVVNSFKIFMDPKQAPAYANYASALDRVEKLDDMNVVVHTKHPYPPFELMLTQVYITPPAYWTSVGLEGFGQKPVGTGPFKLSEWVKDNRLVMERNTAYWGKGPTGIDRVIWRPVPDDTSRVAGFVTGEYDFATNIPISAIDEINSQPDRKVIETPSYRIFQLIQSSLEEHASPLSDKRVRQALNYAVDKKAIIDNLFAGRAFALNGQLLRKEQLGFDPSLKDYPYDPEKAKALLREAGHPNGFEITFKFPSGRYAQDREVSEAIAGMLAKVGVRTKMNSLEPGEFLRQLRARELWPLAYLGLAPLDDPDFQLAQYRSTWRYSYIRNSALDELIDAGAKEVDREKRAAIYRKAAQLMHDEAPVVFLFGGYDFYGVSNKLEGIVPRGDQRFFLQNVTLKQ; encoded by the coding sequence ATGCAGAGAGCCCGACGCTCGATCTTGACTGCCGCTGCCTTGTTAGCTGTCTCTAGCTTTGTTCCGGGAGACACGATCGGCACTCCCTCAGCCTGGGCTCAGACAGGGAAGACTCTGACCATTGCTCAAGGATTCGACCCGCAGACGCTTTGGCCCAATGGAACTACTGCATCAGACAATCTGAACGCAGGTGGTGCAATCGTTGAGTCGCTGCTCTGGACAAATCCAGCGACGGGCAAGAATGAGGGCATGCTCGCAGAGAAGTGGGAGCAGACTTCCCCAACTTCGATGAAGTTGACCTTGCGCAGCAATGTAAAGTTCAGCAATGGTGAGCCGCTGAATGCTGATGCAGTTGTTAATAGTTTCAAGATCTTCATGGATCCAAAACAGGCACCTGCCTATGCAAACTATGCTTCTGCTCTTGATCGAGTTGAAAAATTAGATGACATGAATGTCGTGGTGCACACTAAGCACCCATATCCTCCCTTTGAGTTGATGCTGACGCAAGTCTACATCACACCGCCCGCTTACTGGACCTCCGTTGGCCTCGAAGGATTCGGCCAGAAACCTGTCGGCACCGGTCCCTTCAAACTTTCCGAGTGGGTAAAAGACAACCGCTTGGTGATGGAGAGGAATACTGCCTATTGGGGTAAGGGACCGACGGGGATCGACCGAGTTATATGGCGTCCCGTTCCGGATGATACTTCTCGCGTAGCCGGCTTCGTCACTGGCGAATATGACTTTGCAACAAACATTCCCATCTCTGCCATTGATGAAATCAATAGTCAGCCTGATCGAAAAGTCATAGAGACGCCAAGCTACCGAATCTTCCAGCTTATACAGTCATCGCTGGAAGAGCATGCGAGTCCTCTTTCGGATAAGCGGGTGCGCCAGGCACTTAACTACGCAGTAGACAAGAAAGCCATCATTGATAACCTTTTTGCCGGACGTGCGTTCGCGCTCAACGGGCAACTGCTTCGTAAAGAGCAGCTTGGGTTCGATCCTTCGTTGAAGGACTATCCATATGATCCCGAGAAAGCGAAGGCGCTGCTGCGAGAAGCAGGTCACCCAAATGGCTTCGAGATCACGTTCAAGTTCCCCTCCGGGCGTTACGCACAAGACCGAGAGGTTTCAGAGGCCATCGCCGGGATGCTCGCGAAAGTAGGTGTGCGCACCAAAATGAACTCTCTTGAGCCTGGTGAGTTTCTGCGCCAGCTGCGCGCTCGAGAGCTTTGGCCACTTGCTTATCTTGGGCTCGCCCCGCTTGACGACCCTGATTTCCAGCTCGCTCAGTATCGCTCGACGTGGCGCTACTCCTATATCCGGAACTCGGCCCTTGACGAGCTCATCGACGCGGGTGCCAAAGAGGTCGATCGCGAGAAACGTGCAGCGATCTACCGTAAAGCCGCGCAGCTCATGCATGATGAGGCGCCAGTCGTCTTCCTGTTTGGTGGATACGACTTCTACGGAGTCAGCAACAAGCTTGAAGGAATCGTGCCACGAGGAGACCAACGTTTCTTCCTGCAGAACGTCACTCTCAAGCAATGA
- a CDS encoding ABC transporter permease: MGAYIARRLLLTIPVIAGILVITFLLTRLSGDPTDLMLPPNATDEAREAFRAVHGLDQPLWTQFFHFASNAIVGDFGASLRFGQPAMLLVLERLPATAELAAATMAIALLIGIPAGVMAAVWRGSSTDVSIRTIMLLGQAVPSFFLGVVGIIVFAVWLRWLPTGGRGSFGQLILPAATLAFNLVALIARVTRSSMLDVLKQDYVRTARAKGVWESKIIWLHALRNAFIPVLTVIGLQVGLLLGGVVVTETIFSWPGVGRLAIQAIYARDFPVVQAVVFVFAVTFVLVNLIVDLLYAVLDPRISYR; the protein is encoded by the coding sequence ATGGGAGCGTATATCGCCCGACGACTCCTCCTAACGATTCCCGTAATCGCAGGTATCCTCGTGATTACGTTTCTTCTGACACGACTGAGTGGTGATCCGACTGACCTGATGCTTCCACCAAATGCGACAGATGAAGCCCGTGAAGCGTTCCGAGCAGTCCACGGACTCGATCAGCCGTTGTGGACGCAGTTTTTTCATTTTGCCAGCAACGCCATCGTGGGGGACTTCGGCGCCTCACTGAGGTTTGGTCAGCCAGCCATGTTGTTGGTTCTGGAGCGCCTCCCAGCCACTGCAGAACTTGCAGCTGCTACCATGGCTATTGCTCTTTTGATTGGAATTCCGGCAGGAGTGATGGCCGCCGTATGGCGAGGGTCAAGCACAGATGTCTCAATACGAACCATCATGCTGCTTGGTCAGGCGGTGCCATCGTTCTTTCTGGGGGTAGTCGGAATCATTGTCTTTGCGGTTTGGTTGCGTTGGCTCCCAACCGGAGGGCGAGGCAGCTTCGGCCAGCTCATTCTTCCTGCAGCTACACTGGCTTTCAATCTCGTTGCCCTTATCGCTCGCGTCACCCGGTCCAGTATGCTTGACGTTCTAAAACAGGACTATGTGCGGACAGCACGTGCGAAAGGCGTTTGGGAAAGTAAGATTATTTGGCTTCATGCCCTACGCAATGCCTTTATCCCAGTCCTAACAGTGATTGGTTTACAAGTGGGCCTGCTGCTTGGCGGAGTAGTCGTCACTGAAACAATTTTCTCATGGCCCGGGGTAGGGCGCCTAGCTATCCAGGCAATCTACGCGCGCGACTTTCCCGTAGTTCAGGCGGTGGTCTTCGTCTTCGCAGTCACCTTCGTATTGGTGAACCTCATCGTCGATCTGCTTTATGCGGTTCTTGATCCGCGCATCAGTTATCGGTGA
- a CDS encoding ABC transporter permease encodes MTETKALLVDTATTLTSAEVPTSRLRSVAARATSSWSAQISLVILGLVLICALIPWVIAPRDPFTQDLSLRLLPPAWSERGVPGYWLGTDQLGRDTLSRIIEGTRITVLVSLFAVAVSGIVGVAAGLASGFYGGKTDAVILRLIDIQLAFPLILLVIAVVAVVGPSLTNLIIIMGLSGWPRFARVVRGSVLTVRNLEFVDAARSVGASRLRIMTHHILPNILSAIIVYASFEIARMILLEATLSFLGLGVQPPTPTWGGMISDGRKYVSQSWSVSIIPGIAIALVILSFNILGDTLRDALDPQLDERL; translated from the coding sequence ATGACGGAAACGAAAGCCCTCCTGGTGGATACAGCTACGACATTGACCTCGGCAGAGGTTCCAACGAGTCGTTTGAGATCAGTGGCTGCAAGAGCAACCAGCTCCTGGTCCGCTCAAATTAGCCTCGTTATTTTAGGTTTAGTATTGATCTGCGCCCTCATCCCGTGGGTGATTGCTCCACGTGATCCATTCACACAGGACCTCTCACTACGGCTTTTGCCTCCTGCCTGGTCCGAACGCGGCGTTCCGGGATACTGGCTCGGAACAGATCAATTAGGACGTGATACGCTCTCACGTATCATCGAAGGGACACGCATCACAGTCCTCGTAAGCCTCTTCGCCGTCGCAGTGTCAGGTATCGTCGGTGTGGCGGCTGGGCTTGCTTCAGGATTCTATGGAGGAAAGACTGACGCAGTTATCCTGCGACTGATCGATATCCAACTCGCGTTTCCCCTCATTCTCTTGGTTATTGCGGTTGTTGCGGTGGTGGGGCCGTCCCTAACCAACCTGATTATCATTATGGGACTATCAGGATGGCCAAGGTTTGCTCGAGTTGTCCGGGGTTCAGTCCTTACCGTTCGGAATCTCGAGTTCGTCGACGCGGCTCGATCGGTCGGTGCGAGTCGGCTGCGGATTATGACGCATCACATACTCCCGAACATTCTTTCTGCGATCATTGTCTATGCAAGCTTCGAAATCGCGAGAATGATCCTTCTTGAAGCGACTTTGAGCTTCTTGGGCTTAGGTGTTCAGCCACCTACGCCGACATGGGGAGGAATGATTAGTGATGGCCGCAAGTATGTGAGTCAATCATGGTCTGTATCCATCATACCTGGGATTGCGATTGCCCTCGTAATTCTCTCCTTCAACATCCTTGGAGACACTCTCAGGGACGCCCTTGATCCTCAACTGGACGAGCGTCTCTGA
- a CDS encoding dipeptidase, with the protein MDTATSTQTAIVIDGLNCAPVTREQMQRTLEGGVRAINLTAIRPPHDFNTAMMDLSRTLATIQANADIACIPLSASDIEAAQAEGKLAIILGAQNSVVVEEDVELLRILQRIGFRILQPTYMERNSFGCGVLAKGGDDGLTEKGHRWVELMNELRMLIDLSHVGYKTAADVLALSKQPVIFSHSNARALCDSLRNIPDDLIRAAAKTGGTVGVTLWPPMVRHEARPTIDDWAEQVAYMVNMVGIDHVAFGSDLSENKYKSEAEWQSSFGPKGIYPEVTSVLGPWFQFETRLTQGYESLAQTPRLTEALRARGFSEDAAEKVMGKNLLRVYREVWGE; encoded by the coding sequence ATGGATACTGCTACTTCGACACAAACCGCCATCGTGATCGACGGACTAAACTGTGCTCCAGTCACGCGTGAGCAAATGCAGCGCACGCTTGAGGGTGGTGTAAGGGCTATAAACCTCACGGCAATTCGGCCGCCTCACGATTTCAACACAGCCATGATGGATCTCTCCCGGACGCTGGCGACCATCCAAGCTAATGCAGATATCGCATGCATCCCGCTGTCAGCAAGTGACATCGAGGCAGCTCAAGCTGAAGGCAAGCTGGCAATTATCTTAGGCGCGCAGAACTCGGTGGTTGTCGAAGAGGATGTTGAACTACTGAGAATCTTGCAGCGCATCGGGTTTCGGATCCTCCAACCCACCTATATGGAGCGCAACAGCTTCGGATGCGGCGTTCTTGCAAAAGGGGGCGATGATGGGCTCACTGAGAAAGGACACCGCTGGGTCGAATTAATGAACGAGCTTCGAATGCTCATTGACCTGTCTCATGTTGGCTATAAGACCGCAGCCGATGTGCTTGCTCTGTCCAAGCAACCTGTCATCTTTAGTCATTCGAATGCTCGAGCCTTGTGCGACAGCCTACGGAATATCCCGGACGATCTGATACGTGCAGCCGCGAAGACCGGTGGGACTGTAGGCGTAACCCTTTGGCCTCCGATGGTTCGTCATGAGGCCCGCCCAACTATAGATGATTGGGCAGAGCAGGTCGCATATATGGTCAATATGGTCGGCATTGATCATGTGGCTTTCGGAAGTGATCTCTCTGAGAACAAGTATAAATCAGAGGCGGAATGGCAGAGTAGTTTTGGGCCGAAGGGAATATATCCCGAGGTTACTTCTGTTCTCGGTCCCTGGTTTCAGTTCGAGACAAGGCTGACACAAGGATATGAAAGTCTGGCTCAAACTCCTCGCTTAACTGAGGCACTTCGAGCGCGGGGCTTCTCGGAAGATGCCGCCGAGAAGGTTATGGGTAAGAATCTTCTGCGGGTATATCGCGAGGTATGGGGGGAATGA
- a CDS encoding ABC transporter ATP-binding protein, with amino-acid sequence MILGKREPSSSARNDTAENGDVVLKVDDLKAHLHVGGAVVRAVDGVSFTIREGETLCIVGESGCGKSMTALAIMGLLPKPAGRIVDGQVTLQGVGDLAQLSSRQFREIRGKALSMVFQEPMTSLNPVFRVGWQIEEAIRVHENITRLEARKRAVAMLELVGIPSPEERYFAYPHQLSGGMRQRVMIAIALACRPKLMLADEPTTALDVTIQAQILRLMNRLKAETGASLLLITHDLGVVARMATRVCVMYAGVIVEEATVEAIFASPLHPYTRGLLDSIPKSRAGGERRRLNTVPGIVPNLAKLPAGCRFADRCPHVYGHCRKEEPPLVRPVLGPLAGSEQKVRCWLHLEQKH; translated from the coding sequence ATGATTCTCGGTAAAAGAGAACCCTCCAGTTCGGCGCGAAACGATACCGCTGAGAATGGTGACGTTGTTCTCAAGGTCGACGATTTAAAAGCTCACCTTCATGTCGGGGGAGCAGTCGTTCGGGCGGTGGACGGGGTATCGTTCACGATCCGCGAGGGCGAGACACTTTGTATAGTCGGGGAGTCAGGATGCGGAAAAAGCATGACTGCGCTCGCGATCATGGGGCTGCTCCCGAAGCCAGCCGGACGTATCGTCGACGGGCAGGTGACACTCCAAGGAGTTGGGGATCTCGCACAGCTGTCGTCCAGACAGTTTCGCGAGATCCGCGGCAAAGCGTTATCAATGGTCTTTCAAGAGCCGATGACATCGCTGAACCCGGTTTTCCGAGTGGGATGGCAGATAGAGGAAGCTATTCGGGTTCATGAAAATATTACCCGGCTAGAGGCTCGAAAGCGCGCCGTGGCAATGCTCGAGCTTGTCGGCATCCCTTCACCGGAGGAGCGCTATTTCGCTTATCCGCATCAGCTTTCAGGTGGTATGCGACAGCGGGTTATGATCGCAATAGCTCTTGCTTGCCGCCCCAAGCTGATGCTGGCGGACGAGCCTACGACAGCCTTGGATGTGACAATTCAAGCTCAAATCTTGCGTCTGATGAATCGATTGAAGGCAGAAACTGGTGCCTCTCTTCTGTTAATCACGCATGACCTCGGCGTCGTGGCACGGATGGCGACGCGTGTCTGCGTGATGTATGCAGGCGTTATAGTAGAAGAAGCAACTGTTGAGGCGATCTTTGCGTCACCGCTCCATCCTTACACGCGAGGACTGCTCGACTCTATTCCAAAATCGCGGGCTGGTGGGGAGCGGCGCCGTCTTAACACGGTTCCTGGGATCGTGCCCAACCTAGCCAAATTGCCAGCTGGCTGTCGCTTCGCAGACCGCTGTCCTCACGTCTATGGACACTGCCGGAAAGAGGAGCCACCCTTGGTTCGCCCTGTGCTCGGCCCTCTTGCTGGCAGTGAGCAGAAAGTTCGGTGCTGGCTTCACCTTGAGCAGAAGCACTAA
- a CDS encoding ABC transporter ATP-binding protein, whose protein sequence is MHGRVGDEPLLVATGLKRHFPLPGGLFRRSDRYVKAVDGVDLTLRAGETLGLVGESGCGKSTLGRMLVRLDEPTAGDIVFDGRNISQLPEGELKEVRRKIQMVFQNPFSSLNPRKTIGDTISEPLIVHNVGDSVSRRKRVMDLLEIVGLRPEHYSRYPHQFSGGQRQRIGIARAFALEPRVIVCDEPGSALDVSIQSQILNLIDDLQRAFGVSYLFISHDLRVVEHVSDRVAVMYLGRVVEEAPTTELYRSPRHPYTQALLAAVPVPDPSVEQPDVVLEGGVPNPINPPTGCHFHPRCPLVIDRCKLEMPPLMEEAGHKVRCWVNGPPGLNGGSTV, encoded by the coding sequence ATGCATGGACGGGTCGGGGATGAGCCCCTGCTCGTTGCAACAGGGCTAAAGCGGCATTTTCCGCTGCCCGGAGGGCTGTTCCGAAGAAGCGACCGTTACGTCAAAGCTGTCGACGGTGTTGATCTAACGCTTAGAGCAGGTGAAACTCTAGGCCTCGTTGGTGAGAGCGGCTGCGGTAAGTCGACACTCGGGCGCATGCTCGTCCGCCTTGATGAGCCGACAGCAGGGGATATTGTTTTTGATGGGCGAAATATCTCACAGCTACCCGAAGGGGAGCTAAAGGAGGTCCGCCGTAAGATTCAGATGGTCTTCCAGAATCCATTCTCATCACTAAACCCGAGGAAGACAATTGGCGATACAATCAGTGAGCCGCTTATTGTTCATAATGTCGGGGATTCTGTCAGTCGACGCAAACGGGTGATGGATCTGCTCGAGATCGTTGGCCTCCGCCCTGAGCACTATAGCCGTTACCCTCATCAGTTTAGTGGCGGGCAGCGACAGCGGATCGGCATTGCACGTGCCTTCGCTCTTGAACCAAGAGTGATCGTTTGCGACGAGCCGGGTTCAGCGCTCGACGTATCAATCCAGTCACAGATATTGAATCTTATTGACGATCTGCAGCGAGCCTTTGGTGTATCTTACCTCTTCATTTCACATGATCTCCGCGTTGTTGAGCACGTGAGCGATCGGGTTGCTGTTATGTATCTTGGGCGAGTGGTCGAAGAGGCTCCTACGACTGAGCTCTACAGATCACCTCGGCACCCCTATACACAGGCATTGCTAGCAGCAGTGCCCGTTCCTGACCCCTCGGTTGAGCAGCCAGACGTTGTGCTGGAGGGAGGCGTGCCGAACCCAATCAACCCTCCGACGGGGTGCCATTTTCACCCAAGATGTCCTCTTGTTATCGATCGGTGTAAGCTCGAGATGCCCCCATTGATGGAGGAAGCTGGTCACAAGGTGCGCTGTTGGGTCAATGGTCCTCCTGGGCTGAATGGTGGCTCGACAGTGTAA
- a CDS encoding IS5 family transposase, with protein sequence MDASCYASDLTDAEWALLAPLVPRSHPAGRRQTYPLRRIVDAIFYLLRTGAQWRLLPHEYPPRCTVFYHYAQWREDGTWEHVTQVLRESYRCRIGRNPQPTAAIIDSQSIKTSEMGGPRGYDGGKKIKGRKRHLLGTHPSWAVL encoded by the coding sequence ATGGATGCCAGTTGCTACGCCAGCGATCTCACTGATGCCGAATGGGCGTTGCTCGCGCCCCTTGTCCCTCGCAGCCATCCAGCGGGACGGCGACAGACCTATCCGCTCCGGCGCATCGTCGATGCCATCTTCTATCTGCTGCGCACCGGAGCGCAGTGGCGGCTGCTGCCGCATGAGTATCCGCCGCGGTGCACCGTTTTCTATCACTATGCGCAGTGGCGCGAGGATGGCACCTGGGAGCACGTGACCCAGGTTCTGCGCGAGAGCTATCGCTGTAGAATCGGCCGCAATCCTCAGCCAACAGCGGCGATCATCGACAGCCAATCGATCAAGACCTCTGAGATGGGCGGACCCCGTGGGTACGATGGCGGCAAGAAGATCAAGGGCCGCAAGCGTCATCTGCTCGGTACGCATCCGAGCTGGGCCGTCTTGTAG
- the tnpA gene encoding IS66-like element accessory protein TnpA encodes MDIIRDREPVSRLDVVDTGRRRRFSDEAKLAIVAESYRGPKQVSATARRHGITRFQLNSWRKAHREGRLGAGSWDGFVPALVVPDARAPLEPSPTAPVPYPPSGLGRMDVVTANGRHVIVDRDVDVDALLRIIRGLEALR; translated from the coding sequence ATGGACATTATCAGGGATCGTGAGCCGGTCAGCCGCCTGGATGTGGTCGACACGGGCCGCCGTCGCCGGTTCAGCGATGAAGCCAAGCTGGCAATTGTGGCCGAGAGCTATCGCGGGCCAAAGCAGGTGTCGGCCACGGCGCGCCGGCACGGGATCACCCGCTTTCAATTGAACAGCTGGCGCAAGGCTCATAGAGAAGGACGGCTTGGCGCTGGTTCATGGGATGGGTTTGTGCCCGCCCTGGTCGTTCCGGACGCTCGCGCGCCCTTGGAGCCTTCGCCGACGGCACCGGTGCCGTATCCCCCAAGCGGCCTCGGTCGGATGGACGTTGTCACCGCGAACGGGCGGCATGTGATCGTCGACCGGGATGTCGATGTCGATGCGCTGCTGCGGATCATCCGGGGTCTTGAGGCGCTGCGATGA
- the tnpB gene encoding IS66 family insertion sequence element accessory protein TnpB (TnpB, as the term is used for proteins encoded by IS66 family insertion elements, is considered an accessory protein, since TnpC, encoded by a neighboring gene, is a DDE family transposase.), translated as MIPIPTGVRVWLATGYTDMRRGFPAWALQVQEVLKHAPLSGHLFCFRGRRGALTKVIWHDSLGACLFTKRLERGRFIWPSAADGVVTISPAQLSYLLSGIDWRAPQETWRPTRV; from the coding sequence ATGATCCCAATCCCAACCGGCGTTCGGGTATGGCTGGCGACGGGCTATACTGACATGAGACGGGGCTTTCCAGCGTGGGCCCTGCAGGTGCAGGAAGTCTTGAAGCATGCCCCGCTCAGCGGTCATTTATTTTGCTTTCGGGGCCGTCGCGGCGCTCTGACCAAAGTGATTTGGCATGACTCCCTGGGCGCATGCCTGTTCACGAAGCGCCTTGAGCGCGGCAGGTTCATCTGGCCGTCAGCGGCCGATGGCGTCGTGACGATCTCGCCGGCGCAGCTGTCTTACTTGCTGTCCGGAATTGACTGGCGTGCCCCTCAGGAAACCTGGCGTCCGACACGGGTGTGA
- the tnpC gene encoding IS66 family transposase gives MSSAPFSLPSDLASAQAALLAEREARLRSEAERDAAVADATNAKARLSSTEALIAYLQLQIGKLEREKHGPRRERTQRLIDQLELQLEELVTAATEDELAAEAAAAKAQTVRAFTRKRPVRKPFPQDIERERVVVEAPTVCGCCGGARLSKLGEDVTETLEEIPRRFKVIETVREKFTCRDCEAISQAPAPFHATPRGFLGPHLLATIVFDKFGQHIPLNRQSTRFQCEGIALSTQTLADQVGHVSAALQPISALIEPHVIDAERLHCDATTIPLLAKDKCTTGRIWTYVRDDQPFGGPAPPAAVYYASRDRRGEHPQKHLAGFGGVLQADCYNGFNPLFDPAKNQTPITAAFCFAHARRKFFELVDVSRNPRCGQNARPVSPIALEAVRRMDALFAIEREINGRSATERRAVRQEKSKPLLDEMEAWLRQERGHLSRSSPVIEPINYMLSRWADFSRFVDDGRICLTNNAAERALRGVACGRKSWLFAGSDRGADRAAVMLTLIMTARLNDVDPKAWLADILARIANLPISRLDEMLPWEWKRLRQGEASTPQQAA, from the coding sequence ATGTCATCGGCACCGTTCTCCCTGCCTTCGGACCTTGCCAGCGCCCAGGCCGCGCTGCTAGCTGAGCGCGAGGCACGGCTGCGCAGCGAGGCCGAGCGGGATGCGGCGGTTGCCGATGCCACCAATGCGAAGGCGAGGCTGTCCAGCACGGAAGCGCTGATCGCGTATCTGCAGCTGCAGATCGGAAAGCTGGAACGTGAGAAGCATGGCCCACGCCGTGAGCGCACCCAACGGCTGATCGACCAGCTGGAATTGCAGCTCGAAGAGCTGGTGACGGCGGCGACCGAGGATGAACTGGCGGCTGAGGCTGCGGCGGCGAAAGCACAGACCGTGCGCGCCTTCACCCGCAAGCGCCCGGTGCGCAAGCCCTTTCCGCAGGACATTGAGCGTGAACGCGTCGTGGTTGAGGCGCCGACGGTCTGCGGGTGCTGTGGCGGCGCACGGCTATCGAAGCTGGGCGAGGACGTGACGGAAACGCTGGAGGAGATCCCGCGCCGTTTCAAGGTGATCGAGACGGTCCGGGAGAAGTTTACGTGCCGGGATTGCGAGGCGATCAGCCAGGCTCCCGCGCCGTTCCATGCCACGCCGCGCGGCTTCCTCGGCCCGCATCTGCTGGCGACGATCGTGTTCGACAAGTTCGGACAGCATATCCCTCTGAACCGCCAGAGCACGCGCTTCCAATGCGAGGGCATCGCGCTGTCGACCCAGACCCTGGCCGATCAGGTCGGCCATGTCAGCGCCGCGCTTCAGCCGATCTCCGCCCTGATCGAACCCCATGTGATTGACGCCGAACGGCTCCACTGCGACGCTACCACGATCCCGCTCCTGGCGAAGGACAAGTGCACGACCGGACGGATCTGGACTTACGTGCGGGACGACCAGCCGTTTGGCGGACCTGCACCGCCGGCCGCGGTCTACTACGCCTCCCGCGATCGGCGCGGCGAGCATCCGCAGAAACACCTGGCCGGGTTCGGCGGCGTGCTTCAGGCGGATTGCTACAATGGTTTTAATCCGCTGTTCGACCCGGCGAAGAACCAAACGCCGATCACGGCCGCTTTCTGCTTCGCACATGCCCGCAGGAAATTCTTCGAACTGGTCGATGTCTCCCGCAATCCCCGGTGCGGCCAGAACGCCAGGCCGGTCTCTCCGATTGCGCTGGAGGCGGTCAGGCGCATGGATGCGCTGTTTGCCATCGAGCGCGAGATCAACGGCCGGAGTGCGACTGAGCGGCGCGCCGTGCGGCAGGAGAAAAGCAAGCCGCTCCTCGACGAGATGGAGGCCTGGCTGCGCCAGGAGCGGGGTCATCTGTCGCGATCCTCCCCGGTGATCGAGCCGATCAACTACATGCTCTCGCGCTGGGCCGACTTCTCCCGCTTTGTCGACGATGGCCGAATTTGTCTCACGAACAACGCCGCCGAAAGGGCATTGCGTGGTGTCGCCTGCGGCAGAAAATCGTGGCTCTTCGCCGGTTCTGATCGTGGCGCCGACCGGGCCGCCGTCATGCTGACGCTGATCATGACGGCCCGTCTCAACGATGTCGACCCGAAGGCATGGCTCGCCGATATCCTCGCTCGGATCGCCAACCTGCCGATCTCACGCCTCGATGAAATGCTGCCATGGGAATGGAAGAGATTGCGCCAGGGCGAGGCCTCCACGCCACAGCAGGCCGCCTGA
- a CDS encoding transposase: MLTLLVDTQGNLLKNKVQPADIHDRAGAELLLEGLQHLFPAIKLMWADTAYRGLKDWLCKVLGWKLSIPQHWWSGGVWMRADAEPPTRPSGFQVLARRWVVERTISWLTTNRRLAKDYERLVETGEMLLYLAMSRILLRRLTRKER, from the coding sequence ATGCTTACTCTGCTCGTTGATACGCAAGGCAATCTGTTGAAGAACAAGGTGCAGCCCGCCGACATCCATGACCGTGCAGGGGCCGAACTCCTGCTGGAGGGCCTGCAGCATCTCTTCCCGGCCATCAAGCTGATGTGGGCCGACACCGCCTATCGTGGGCTGAAGGATTGGCTGTGCAAAGTACTGGGCTGGAAGCTGTCGATCCCACAACACTGGTGGTCCGGCGGCGTCTGGATGCGGGCTGACGCGGAGCCGCCGACGCGCCCGAGCGGCTTTCAAGTACTCGCACGCCGATGGGTGGTAGAGCGAACGATCAGTTGGCTCACCACCAATCGGCGCCTCGCCAAGGATTATGAGCGGCTCGTCGAGACCGGCGAGATGCTGCTCTATCTCGCCATGAGCCGCATCCTTCTGCGGCGTCTCACGCGAAAGGAAAGATAA